The following proteins come from a genomic window of Nicotiana tomentosiformis chromosome 12, ASM39032v3, whole genome shotgun sequence:
- the LOC104103645 gene encoding uncharacterized protein, translated as MVFVPTDESYATKILENVQSIGWEGFVKHPGDYVAEIILEFYTNINKSERTLKIGDPGVNSFHGEHTGYYQSQEFLMTIAAPPPTIFSERGEATTLVPMPYRNQIFSDVPPFHGLDTIGSPSNLFNEGPSVPPRRPELGDLDAELDFFQYNVMLGIFRYMLMLLYPYFNRFLMLFDL; from the exons ATGGTCTTTGTACCAACAGATGAGTCTTATGCAACCAAAATTCTAGAGAATGTTCAGTCTATAGGTTGGGAAGGGTTTGTGAAGCATCCAGGTGACTATGTTGCTGAAATCATTCTTGAATTCTACACCAATATCAATAAATCCGAGAGAACTTTGAAAATTGGCG atccaggtgttaaCAGCTTCCATGGTGAACATACCGGTTACTATCAATCTCAAGAATTCTTGATGACAATTGCGGCGCCACCTCCTACAATATTTTCAGAGAGAGGAGAAGCAACAACTCTAGTTCCGATGCCATATAGAAATCAGATTTTTTCAGATGTGCCGCCTTTTCATGGTTTAGATACTATTGGCAGTCCTTCTAATCTCTTTAATGAAGGACCTTCTGTTCCTCCTCGTCGTCCTGAACTTGGTGACCTTGATGCGGAGCTTGACTTCTTCCAATACAatgtgatgttgggcatatttcgatatatgttgatgttactttatccatattttaaccgctttttgatgctatttgatctttaa